A region from the Benincasa hispida cultivar B227 chromosome 8, ASM972705v1, whole genome shotgun sequence genome encodes:
- the LOC120082803 gene encoding anaphase-promoting complex subunit 4 isoform X2, translating to MPGLVSGDTGFIDDSEDSFTELSNSSQQRFNILCSGDRDGSICFSIFGIFPIGKINIHKLHIPLQDAGASCHLLNAEIYKVALSKDLCRLIVMCSGELVRPGHDPRNRKITVQGVHGMHSLVLDTSIFRKRKSELHQVAQQASNIGELTEVIRASLSVMNKQWSDAMHTFQEKFHSLSTLIVNHGLDSSPQEEFLSILGGARTSPPVHQFLVNSLGEVGAKRVSKAVSGAGSELQLIILDHLQPAAEIIGFRMGELLGISRWRARFQDVGLDEKLMHNATEKVGTLLVQVERFMRVLSTVLQQFSNFFNWLIRCIKLLMSEPSDQLLPYSSELVVIFLKFLYNQDPVKKLLEASENDNNIEIDSELVERVRELALFGGFSDCEFLRRTLCLEFQQMESSFKEAFLMPFSTISKKILCEDMLSLFSFLSSSSCPSSCVPLSVSYYEDSCEPVPADLSCQQKFIDYISFKVPDDSFADNANCVGIIRGFIHDQSGSNKDYSSFEAVLISIPVGFQCVDLSLYKDGQTVLLLNETISTSECSVGSCMMVVEPDDLPFVSMPRSHCLDNWKVLQLKDYVVPLQMENEKVRNIPHPVVRPLAVSASRGVACVFAARKRALVYILEEDEDEASDAE from the exons AACATACACAAGCTTCATATCCCTCTTCAAGATGCTGGTGCTTCATGTCACCTTCTGAATGCTGAAATTTACAAG GTTGCTCTATCGAAAGATCTTTGTCGTTTGATAGTCATGTGCTCAGGAGAACTTGTCAGACCTGGGCATGATCCAAGAAATAGAAAGATCACCGTTCAAGGTGTGCATGGCATGCATTCTTTAGTGCTTGATACTTCAATATTTAGGAAGAG GAAAAGTGAGCTGCATCAAGTAGCTCAACAAGCTTCTAATATTGGGGAATTGACTGAGGTAATCAGGGCTTCATTATCAGTAATGAATAAGCAGTGGTCTGATGCCATGCACACTTTCCAAGAGAAGTTTCACTCTTTATCCACGCTGATTGTTAACCATG GACTTGACTCATCTCCCCAAGAGGAGTTTCTTAGCATTTTAGGTGGTGCACGAACTAGTCCTCCAGTTCACCAATTTTTAGTTAATTCTCTTGGTGAAGTG GGTGCAAAGCGTGTGTCTAAGGCTGTTTCTGGGGCTGGAAGTGAACTCCAACTTATTATCCTAGATCATCTCCAG CCTGCTGCAGAAATCATTGGATTCCGGATGGGTGAACTACTAGGCATTTCAAGATGGCGTGCACGTTTTCAGGATGTTGGTTTGGATGAGAAGCTTATGCACAATGCTACGGAAAAGGTCGGTACATTACTTGTGCAAGTTGAACGATTTATGAGGGTGCTTTCAACAGTGTTGCAGCAG TTCTCAAACTTCTTTAACTGGCTTATACGATGTATAAAACTGCTTATGTCAGAGCCGAGTGATCAACTTCTACCATATAGTAG TGAGCTTGTCGTCATCTTCTTGAAGTTTTTATACAATCAAGACCCTGTTAAGAAGCTGCTTGAAGCGTCTGAAAACGACAACAATATAGAGATTGACTC GGAACTTGTtgaaagagttagagaattgGCTCTCTTTGGGGGATTCTCAGATTGTGAATTTTTAAGGAGGACACTTTGTCTGGAATTTCAGCAGATGGAATCTAG TTTCAAGGAAGCTTTTCTTATGCCCTTTAGTACAATCTCAAAGAAAATACTTTGTGAAGATATGTTGTCCCTATTCTCATTTCTATCCTCGTCAAGTTGCCCATCTTCCTGTGTTCCTCTCTCAGTTTCATActatgag GATTCCTGTGAACCTGTCCCTGCCGATCTGAGTTGTCAGCAGAAGTTCATAGATTATATATCTTTCAAAGTCCCAGATGATTCTTTTGCAGATAATGCAAATTGTGTAGGCATAATCAGGGGATTTATTCATGACCAAAGTGGCTCAAACAAGGATTACTCTTCATTTGAAGCAGTCTTAATATCTATTCCAGTTGGTTTTCAGTGTGTTGATCTTTCTTTATACAAG GATGGACAAACTGTTTTGTTATTAAATGAAACTATTTCTACTTCTGAATGCTCTGTTGGTTCCTGTATGATGGTCGTGGAACCAGATGACCTTCCGTTTGTATCTATGCCAAGATCTCACTGTCTGGACAATTGGAAGGTCCTTCAACTCAAG GACTATGTTGTCCCATTGCAAATGGAGAATGAGAAAGTTCGCAACATTCCTCACCCTGTCGTTCGTCCTTTGGCTGTTAGTG CATCTAGAGGAGTGGCTTGTGTTTTTGCTGCAAGAAAGCGTGCTTTGGTCTACATCCTAGAGGAAGATGAAGACGAAGCATCAGATGCTGAGTGA